One Halichoerus grypus chromosome 1, mHalGry1.hap1.1, whole genome shotgun sequence genomic region harbors:
- the CBARP gene encoding voltage-dependent calcium channel beta subunit-associated regulatory protein isoform X6 — MYPDFRGEDPEGQDAETERFLSTSYTGRRVSFNEAALFEQSRKSQDKGRRYTLTEGDFHHLKNARLTHLHLPPLKIITIHECDLGEVSTTTPPHTAATPKANLAIFQPPGKALTGRSVGPSSALPGDPYNSAVGPADFEISPLASSDSGEGTWVRAPERPLPSLPHSRTELEAGTRSTKPVGPAATTGPGEAGPGSGAGPVLQFFTRLRRHASLDGASPYFKVKKWKLDPSQRASSLDTRGSPKRHHFQRQRAASESTEQEEGDAPHVDFIQYIASAGEAVAFPPPHPLLASPTSPSPTLGRLEAAEEVGATGGASPESPPERSGGVGPEQRQQESDGERDSGPEQAQTIYRDIWSLRASLELHAAAASDHSSSGNDRDSVRSGDSSGSGSGTTVPTFPPPSPPPTPRSADSEAGGPRKLLQMDSGYASIEGRGAGEDGLPSAPEKRSSFTSAGRTATVGSSFEGALAPSEAPARPRSPRAWPRRAPRRDYSIDEKTDALFHEFLRHDPHFDDALPCATRHRARAHPHPHARKQWQQRGRQHSDPGARAATPAPPAPPFGPDSRPTRAPLRRGDSVDCPPEGRAGDDPAAPAIPVIEEEPGGGSGSCPGSGLCVGPPGTLLDKLAAGIDDRLFPPRLAQPISTAPALAAAAAAPTSPDHSPA, encoded by the exons ATGT ACCCTGACTTCAGGGGGGAGGACCCTGAGGGCCAGGATGCAGAGACGGAGCGCTTCCTGTCCACCAGCTACACCGGCCGCCGGGTGTCCTTCAATGAGGCAGCCCTGTTTGAGCAGAGCCGGAAGTCACAGGACAAGGGCCGCCG GTACACCCTGACGGAGGGGGACTTCCACCACCTGAAGAATGCCCGCCTCACCCACCTGCACCTACCACCCCTCAAGATCATCACAATCCACGAGTGCGACCTGGGTGAAGTCAGCAcaaccacccctccccacactgcTGCCACCCCCAAGGCCAACCTCGCCATATTCCAG CCCCCGGGGAAGGCCCTCACCGGCCGCTCTGTGGGCCCCAGCTCCGCCCTGCCAGGTGACCCCTACAACTCAGCCGTGGGCCCTGCTGACTTCGAGATCAGCCCCTTGGCATCCAGCGACTCCGGGGAAGGCACCTGGGTGAGGGCCCCCGagcggcccctcccctccctgccccactccaggACAGAG ttGGAGGCAGGTACCAGGAGCACTAAGCCTGTTGGGCCAGCGGCCACGACAGGACCCGGGGAGGCAGGCCCAGGCTCCGGGGCCGGACCTGTCCTGCAGTTCTTTACCCGCCTGCGGCGCCATGCCAGCCTGGATGGGGCCAGCCCCTACTTCAAGGTCAAGAAGTGGAAGCTGGACCCCAGCCAACGGGCATCCAGTCTGGACACTAGAG GCTCCCCCAAGCGGCACCACTTCCAGCGGCAGCGAGCAGCCAGCGAGAGcacagagcaggaggagggggacgCCCCCCACGTGGACTTCATCCAATACATCGCCAGCGCAGGCGAGGCTGTGGccttcccgcccccccacccccttctggccagccccaccagcccatcccccactctcgGCAG GCTAGAGGCAGCCGAGGAGGTGGGCGCCACGGGAGGAGCGAGCCCCGAGTCTCCCCCAGAGCGCAGCGGCGGTGTGGGGCCTGAGCAGCGGCAGCAGGAATCTGATGGCGAGCGGGACTCGGGGCCAGAGCAGGCCCAGACCATCTACCGGGATATCTGGAGCCTGCGTGCCTCTCTCGAGCTGCACGCCGCGGCCGCCTCGGACCACAGCAGCAGCGGCAACGACCGCGACTCGGTGCGCAGCGGAGACAGCTCGGGCTCAGGCTCCGGGACCACCGTGCCCACCTTCCCACCGCCCTCGCCGCCGCCCACACCTCGGTCCGCGGATAGCGAGGCGGGAGGTCCGCGGAAGCTGCTTCAGATGGACAGCGGCTACGCCAGCATCGAGGGCCGCGGCGCGGGCGAGGACGGGCTCCCCAGCGCGCCCGAGAAGCGCTCTTCCTTCACCAGCGCCGGCCGCACGGCCACTGTGGGCAGCAGCTTCGAGGGGGCGCTGGCGCCCAGTGAGGCGCCCGCCCGGCCCCGCAGCCCCCGCGCTTGGCCCCGCCGCGCCCCCCGCCGCGACTACAGCATCGACGAGAAGACAGATGCGCTCTTCCACGAGTTCCTGCGCCATGACCCGCACTTCGACGACGCGCTGCCCTGCGCCACCCGCCACCGCGCGCGCGCGCATCCGCACCCCCACGCCCGCAAGCAGTGGCAGCAGCGCGGCCGGCAGCACAGCGACCCCGGCGCGCGCGccgccacccccgccccgcctgcGCCCCCATTCGGCCCCGACTCCCGTCCCACACGCGCGCCTCTGCGCCGAGGCGACAGTGTCGACTGCCCGCCTGAGGGCCGCGCGGGCGATGACCCGGCTGCGCCCGCTATCCCTGTCATCGAGGAGGAGcccggcggcggcagcggcagctGCCCCGGCTCGGGCCTGTGCGTCGGGCCCCCGGGAACGCTGCTGGACAAGCTGGCGGCGGGCATCGACGACAGACTCTTCCCGCCGCGCCTCGCCCAGCCCATCTCCACGGCTCCTGCgctggccgccgccgccgccgcgccgaCGTCTCCTGACCATAGCCCGGCCTAA